The following coding sequences lie in one Calidithermus timidus DSM 17022 genomic window:
- a CDS encoding DUF3105 domain-containing protein has product MGKSARKQALKYASKPKPSPWPWVIGGVIVLAVAGWGFMRWQSQQGVPRLESLIEQGKPALAQVQSQPDYGRSHANIGVSLSYATDPPTSGTHWFNWTEPGFYSRSEPKEKLVHALEHGNIVIYYDQPGEEVLKTLRAWAGRYRGQWDGLVVVPKQGLGQTVELTAWTKLLRLEHWDAAAAAAFIDAYRGRGPENPVR; this is encoded by the coding sequence ATGGGAAAAAGCGCGAGGAAGCAGGCCTTGAAGTATGCGTCCAAACCCAAGCCCAGCCCCTGGCCCTGGGTGATCGGCGGGGTCATCGTGCTGGCGGTGGCAGGCTGGGGCTTCATGCGCTGGCAAAGCCAACAGGGCGTGCCCCGCCTCGAGAGCCTCATCGAGCAGGGTAAGCCAGCTTTGGCCCAGGTGCAGAGCCAGCCCGATTACGGGCGCAGCCACGCCAACATCGGCGTCTCGTTGAGCTACGCCACCGACCCGCCCACCTCGGGCACCCACTGGTTCAACTGGACTGAGCCGGGCTTCTACAGCCGCAGTGAGCCCAAGGAAAAGCTGGTACACGCACTCGAGCACGGCAACATCGTCATCTACTACGACCAGCCTGGGGAGGAAGTGCTCAAGACCCTGCGGGCTTGGGCCGGCCGCTACCGTGGGCAGTGGGACGGGTTGGTGGTGGTGCCCAAGCAAGGGCTAGGCCAGACCGTCGAGCTCACCGCCTGGACCAAGCTGCTGCGGCTGGAGCACTGGGATGCCGCCGCTGCCGCCGCCTTCATCGACGCCTACCGGGGCCGGGGGCCGGAGAACCCGGTTCGATAG
- a CDS encoding sensor histidine kinase — protein MFTRLFLTHLLAALVALVALLGFAEWLAPRFYQSHIERMVAAIGPQGHELQTDLERGLRSTLTAAWLASLPLAGLLAAGTAWVVSRRVSQSVRLLARGSREIAQGHYRNRLKVQGRDELASLAQDFNRMAEALERVEQGRIELIGSVAHELRTPLAGLQGYAEALADGVLPPEQAAERISHEVRAMRRLVEDLSLVSRVEAGAVEIRPQTLDPVEALRQALERFALVFAEQGVALRLEPCGPLPAVWGDPERLQQVLSNLLANALRHTPPGGEVALKAEPARGGVRFSVRDTGPGIPPEHQARVFERFYRVDSARSRQDGGSGVGLTVARGLVEAMGGSMGLKSGVGRGSTFWFTLPPARS, from the coding sequence ATGTTCACACGGCTGTTCCTGACCCACCTGCTGGCGGCGCTGGTGGCGCTGGTGGCCTTGCTGGGCTTCGCGGAGTGGCTGGCCCCACGCTTCTACCAAAGCCACATCGAGCGGATGGTGGCGGCCATCGGGCCGCAGGGCCACGAGCTGCAAACCGACCTCGAGCGCGGCCTGCGCTCGACCCTCACCGCCGCCTGGCTGGCCTCGCTGCCGCTGGCCGGGCTGCTGGCGGCGGGCACGGCCTGGGTGGTCTCGAGGCGGGTAAGCCAGAGCGTGCGGCTGCTGGCCCGCGGCAGCCGAGAGATTGCCCAGGGGCATTACCGCAACCGCCTGAAGGTTCAGGGGCGCGACGAACTGGCCTCACTGGCCCAGGACTTCAACCGCATGGCCGAGGCGCTGGAACGGGTCGAGCAGGGACGAATTGAACTCATCGGCTCCGTCGCCCACGAGCTGCGCACGCCCCTGGCCGGGCTGCAGGGCTACGCCGAGGCCCTGGCCGACGGGGTGCTGCCGCCCGAGCAGGCCGCCGAGCGCATCAGCCACGAGGTGCGGGCCATGCGCCGCCTGGTCGAGGATTTGTCGCTGGTCTCGAGGGTCGAGGCCGGGGCGGTGGAGATCCGCCCGCAGACGCTCGACCCCGTCGAGGCCCTGAGGCAGGCCCTCGAGCGCTTCGCGCTGGTGTTCGCCGAACAGGGGGTGGCCCTGCGGCTCGAGCCCTGCGGGCCGCTGCCGGCGGTGTGGGGCGACCCCGAGCGCCTGCAGCAGGTGCTCTCCAACCTGCTCGCCAACGCCCTGCGCCACACCCCGCCCGGCGGGGAGGTAGCACTGAAGGCCGAGCCGGCGCGGGGCGGGGTGCGCTTCAGCGTGCGCGACACCGGCCCTGGCATACCCCCCGAGCACCAGGCGCGGGTCTTCGAGCGCTTCTACCGCGTGGACTCGGCCCGCAGCCGCCAGGACGGCGGGAGCGGGGTGGGCCTCACGGTCGCGCGGGGATTGGTCGAGGCCATGGGGGGCAGTATGGGCCTGAAGAGCGGGGTCGGGCGCGGCAGCACCTTCTGGTTCACGCTACCGCCAGCCCGATCCTGA
- a CDS encoding multicopper oxidase family protein, whose translation MNRRELLKYGALGLASSYGLFRLPAFAQSPFPQPRTLEVRRADGVVEAQITARQGNLILSGKPARLMTYGGFPGPILRVREGETVRLNFTNNLPEPTNLHLHGLHVPPSVDDPLAVIPPGESRLYEFAIPKGSAGTYWYHPHLHGRVAEQLYAGLAGLLVVEGPMDALPELKGAEEHFLVLKDWAFSGDQIPAWTQMDWMNGREGNLLTVNAAVRPTLRAQKATLRLRLLNASNARYYRLALENHPLYLIATDGGFLEKPVELTELPLAPGERAEVLVRLSRPGNYRLQALPYDRGAMMMHGSMNGMRGDQGMGQGMGGMGDAGMMGPMMGMGATHLETLLTLVAPANPKPLPLPASLAPVEPLEPSRAAATRRLVLGERMMQAEFFINDRMFDPGRVDIQAKLGTLEVWEIVNKTDMDHPFHLHTYPFQVLSRDGKPAPYRAWKDTVNLRKNETVRIAVPLRDFSGVTVYHCHIVEHEDRGMMGVLEVRP comes from the coding sequence ATGAACCGACGCGAACTGTTGAAGTACGGAGCCCTGGGCCTGGCGAGCAGCTACGGGCTCTTTAGGCTCCCCGCCTTTGCCCAAAGCCCCTTTCCCCAGCCCCGCACGCTGGAGGTGCGCCGGGCCGATGGCGTGGTGGAGGCCCAGATCACCGCCCGGCAGGGCAACCTGATCCTGAGCGGCAAGCCCGCCCGGCTGATGACCTACGGTGGCTTCCCCGGCCCTATCCTGCGGGTGCGCGAGGGCGAGACGGTGCGGCTGAACTTCACCAACAACCTTCCCGAGCCCACCAACCTGCACCTGCACGGCTTGCACGTGCCCCCCAGCGTGGACGACCCGCTCGCCGTGATCCCGCCCGGCGAGAGCCGCCTTTATGAGTTCGCGATCCCCAAGGGCTCGGCGGGGACTTACTGGTACCACCCCCACCTCCACGGCCGGGTGGCGGAGCAGCTCTACGCGGGGCTGGCGGGCCTGCTGGTGGTGGAGGGGCCCATGGACGCCCTGCCCGAGTTGAAGGGGGCCGAGGAACACTTCTTGGTGCTCAAGGACTGGGCTTTCTCCGGCGACCAGATCCCGGCCTGGACACAAATGGACTGGATGAACGGCCGGGAGGGCAACCTGCTCACCGTCAACGCCGCCGTGCGCCCGACCCTGCGGGCCCAAAAAGCCACCCTGCGCCTGCGCCTCCTGAACGCCAGCAACGCCCGCTACTACCGGCTGGCGTTGGAAAACCATCCCCTCTACCTCATCGCCACCGACGGCGGCTTCCTGGAGAAGCCCGTCGAGCTCACCGAGCTCCCGCTGGCCCCCGGCGAGCGGGCCGAGGTGCTGGTGCGCCTGAGCCGGCCCGGCAACTACCGGCTGCAGGCCCTCCCCTACGACCGCGGCGCGATGATGATGCACGGGAGCATGAACGGCATGAGGGGCGACCAGGGGATGGGCCAAGGGATGGGGGGCATGGGCGACGCGGGGATGATGGGCCCCATGATGGGCATGGGAGCCACCCACCTCGAGACCCTGCTCACCCTCGTGGCCCCGGCCAACCCCAAGCCCCTGCCCCTGCCGGCCTCGCTGGCCCCCGTCGAACCGCTCGAGCCCTCCAGGGCCGCCGCCACCCGCCGCCTGGTACTGGGCGAGCGCATGATGCAGGCCGAGTTCTTCATCAACGACCGGATGTTCGACCCCGGCCGGGTGGACATCCAGGCCAAGCTGGGGACGCTCGAGGTCTGGGAGATCGTCAACAAGACCGACATGGATCACCCCTTCCACCTGCACACCTACCCCTTCCAGGTGCTCTCGCGGGACGGCAAGCCGGCGCCCTACCGGGCCTGGAAGGACACCGTGAACCTGCGCAAGAACGAGACCGTACGGATCGCGGTGCCCCTGCGCGACTTCAGCGGGGTCACCGTCTACCACTGCCACATCGTCGAGCACGAGGATCGGGGGATGATGGGGGTGCTCGAGGTCCGGCCTTAG
- a CDS encoding response regulator: MARVLLVDDDPSIHEVLGAYLRQEGHEILAARDGAEALARLGAADLLILDLMLPKVGGLEVAQEAHRNYPDLPILMLTAKGEEEERIEGLDSGADDYVTKPFSPREVVARVRALLRRRGLRDELAFGALTLKPAERVALLNGAPLPLSRLEFDLLLTLAQHPGLVWSRARLLERVWGGNFPGVERVVDVHIAGLRRKLGEDGDNPRYIETVRGVGYRFREE; the protein is encoded by the coding sequence ATGGCTCGAGTGCTGCTGGTCGACGACGACCCCTCCATCCACGAGGTGCTGGGGGCCTACCTGCGCCAGGAGGGGCACGAAATCCTCGCGGCGCGCGACGGGGCCGAGGCCCTGGCCCGACTGGGCGCGGCCGACCTGCTGATCCTGGATCTGATGCTGCCGAAGGTGGGGGGACTCGAGGTGGCTCAGGAGGCGCATCGGAACTACCCCGATCTGCCCATCCTCATGCTCACCGCCAAGGGTGAGGAGGAAGAGCGCATCGAGGGCCTCGACAGTGGCGCCGACGACTACGTAACCAAGCCCTTCAGCCCGCGCGAGGTGGTGGCGCGGGTGCGGGCCCTGCTGCGCCGGCGCGGCCTACGCGACGAGCTCGCCTTCGGGGCCCTTACCCTCAAGCCCGCCGAACGCGTGGCCTTGCTGAATGGGGCTCCCCTGCCCCTGTCGCGGCTGGAGTTCGACCTGCTGCTCACCCTGGCCCAGCACCCTGGGCTGGTGTGGAGCCGGGCGCGGCTGCTCGAGCGGGTGTGGGGCGGGAACTTCCCTGGCGTCGAGCGCGTGGTGGACGTGCACATCGCGGGCTTGCGCCGGAAGCTGGGCGAAGACGGCGACAACCCCCGCTACATCGAGACGGTGCGCGGGGTGGGCTACCGCTTCCGGGAGGAATGA
- a CDS encoding DMT family transporter: MRRDHLLGLLYLNVATLLWGTTFVVIKQSLESLSPSQITLARFVVAALCFVPFVLRLERKVWLAGLELGLYLWLGYATQAIGLEYTTASRSAFITTLYVVILPMFLGLIGYKLRLPVWVAAVMAIVGVGLLSYDGSPPNLGDLWTLGTALAYTFYIWRLEHFVAVRSYPTLPITGVQMFGVALLSGVWVAWERPAWDWATLPYAEILYLGLVATALCVWLQALGQRTVSAPEAAIAFTLEPVYAAIFAFFILGERLGIQGLVGGLLILGATLVSQLPQLLRPRRELGGSERA, from the coding sequence ATGCGCCGCGATCACCTACTGGGGCTGCTCTACCTCAACGTCGCCACCCTCTTGTGGGGCACCACCTTCGTGGTGATCAAGCAATCGCTGGAGTCGCTCAGCCCCTCCCAGATCACCCTGGCCCGCTTCGTGGTGGCGGCGCTGTGCTTCGTGCCCTTCGTGCTGCGGCTGGAGCGCAAGGTCTGGCTGGCGGGGCTCGAGCTAGGCCTCTACCTGTGGCTGGGCTACGCCACCCAGGCCATCGGGCTGGAGTACACCACCGCCAGCCGCAGCGCCTTCATCACCACGCTCTATGTGGTGATTCTGCCGATGTTTCTCGGGCTCATCGGGTACAAGCTGCGCCTGCCGGTGTGGGTGGCGGCGGTGATGGCGATTGTGGGCGTGGGGCTTTTGTCCTATGACGGCTCCCCACCAAATCTAGGCGACCTGTGGACGCTGGGAACCGCCCTGGCCTACACCTTCTACATCTGGCGGCTCGAGCACTTCGTGGCGGTGCGCAGCTATCCCACGCTGCCCATCACCGGCGTGCAGATGTTCGGCGTAGCCCTGCTCTCGGGAGTGTGGGTGGCTTGGGAGCGCCCGGCTTGGGACTGGGCTACCCTCCCCTACGCCGAAATACTCTACCTGGGCCTCGTCGCCACCGCCCTCTGCGTCTGGCTACAGGCGCTGGGACAGCGCACCGTCTCCGCCCCTGAAGCCGCCATCGCCTTCACCCTCGAGCCCGTCTACGCCGCCATCTTCGCCTTCTTCATCCTGGGCGAGCGCCTGGGGATACAGGGGCTGGTGGGAGGGCTCTTGATCCTGGGCGCCACGCTGGTGAGCCAACTCCCCCAACTACTGCGTCCGAGGCGGGAGCTGGGTGGGAGCGAGCGGGCTTAG
- a CDS encoding SHOCT domain-containing protein yields the protein MMGWPYGYGMMGGWGWLGMLIQLAVLVLLVYLLVRAFSRPSSEGRDRALEILRERYARGELDKESFERMKRDLSG from the coding sequence ATGATGGGATGGCCTTATGGCTACGGAATGATGGGCGGCTGGGGTTGGCTCGGGATGCTGATCCAGTTAGCCGTCCTGGTGCTGCTGGTCTACCTGCTGGTACGGGCCTTCTCCCGTCCATCGAGCGAGGGGCGGGATCGCGCGCTGGAGATTCTGCGGGAACGCTACGCCAGAGGGGAACTCGACAAGGAGAGCTTTGAGCGGATGAAGCGCGACCTGAGCGGGTGA
- a CDS encoding DUF411 domain-containing protein: MTHQPDRRRALKILGGLALGLAGGALAQQGSALKGLEATLYKSPTCGCCGEYVKFLQAQGALVKVVLQDDLSPLKRRYGIPPEAQSCHTVRLAGYTVEGHVPLAALQKLLRERPRIEGIALPGMPSGTPGMPGPKTQPYRVLALVKGRLEPFVTL; encoded by the coding sequence ATGACCCATCAACCCGATCGAAGACGAGCGCTGAAGATACTCGGCGGTCTCGCCCTGGGCCTGGCCGGCGGAGCCCTGGCGCAGCAGGGGAGTGCCCTAAAGGGCCTCGAGGCCACCCTCTACAAGTCGCCCACCTGCGGCTGCTGCGGGGAGTACGTGAAGTTCCTCCAGGCCCAAGGCGCCCTGGTGAAGGTGGTGCTGCAGGACGACCTCAGCCCCCTCAAGCGCCGCTACGGGATCCCGCCCGAGGCCCAGAGCTGCCACACCGTGCGCCTCGCGGGCTACACGGTGGAGGGGCACGTCCCGCTGGCCGCCCTCCAGAAGCTGCTGCGCGAGCGGCCCAGGATCGAGGGGATCGCCCTGCCGGGCATGCCCTCGGGCACGCCGGGGATGCCCGGCCCCAAGACCCAGCCCTACCGGGTGCTGGCCCTCGTCAAAGGGCGGCTCGAGCCCTTCGTGACGCTTTAG
- a CDS encoding DUF305 domain-containing protein: MTRRNLALLMALALLVIGAWSVSAWRSGPEAAFARHMIPHHAQAITLAKLLEARTPDPNLQTLARDIYLTQEAQIGQMNAWLPPWERPFSRSARFDAAMREAMGLASEAEVADLASKSGREAEVRFLQLMIRHHQGAIPMITQALPEVQRELPRKLLLAMAKSQTLEIALMEQLLAERGGVPLEPPPSSGHRH; encoded by the coding sequence ATGACCCGCCGCAACCTCGCGCTGCTAATGGCCCTGGCGCTGCTGGTCATCGGGGCCTGGAGCGTGAGCGCCTGGCGCTCCGGCCCCGAGGCCGCCTTCGCCCGGCACATGATCCCCCACCACGCCCAGGCCATCACCCTGGCCAAGCTGCTCGAGGCCCGCACCCCTGACCCCAACCTCCAGACCCTCGCCCGCGACATCTACCTCACCCAGGAGGCCCAGATCGGCCAGATGAACGCCTGGCTACCGCCATGGGAACGCCCCTTCAGCCGCTCGGCCCGCTTCGATGCGGCCATGCGCGAGGCGATGGGTCTGGCCAGTGAAGCCGAGGTGGCCGACTTGGCCTCGAAAAGCGGTCGGGAGGCCGAGGTGCGCTTCCTCCAGCTCATGATCCGCCACCACCAGGGAGCCATCCCCATGATCACCCAGGCCCTGCCGGAGGTGCAGCGCGAGCTGCCGCGCAAGCTCCTGCTGGCGATGGCCAAGAGTCAGACCCTGGAGATCGCCCTCATGGAGCAACTCCTGGCCGAGCGCGGAGGGGTGCCGCTCGAGCCCCCGCCCTCATCCGGGCACCGGCATTAG
- a CDS encoding DUF305 domain-containing protein: MIRRIVVLTLALGLALAQTDHSQHGGMPMKSMGALEKLSGKDFDVAYMSMMIEHHKGAVEMARAALEVSKDERVRKAAQDIIAVQNREIAQLTAWLKGWYGLAPSRMYMDMMRDDMKTMMDAAMTGMKGQNPDRAFLEGMIPHHQDAIDMSELALKKANQPELKKFAQEVIAVQSREIQQYRQWLATL; the protein is encoded by the coding sequence ATGATTCGAAGAATCGTGGTGCTTACACTCGCGCTCGGCTTAGCCCTGGCCCAGACCGACCATTCGCAGCACGGCGGGATGCCGATGAAGAGCATGGGAGCGCTCGAGAAGCTCTCGGGCAAGGACTTCGACGTCGCCTACATGTCCATGATGATCGAGCACCACAAGGGCGCGGTGGAGATGGCCCGGGCGGCGCTCGAGGTGTCGAAGGATGAGCGCGTCCGCAAGGCGGCCCAGGACATCATCGCCGTGCAGAACAGGGAAATCGCCCAGCTCACCGCCTGGCTCAAGGGCTGGTACGGCCTGGCGCCCTCCCGGATGTACATGGACATGATGCGCGACGACATGAAGACCATGATGGACGCCGCCATGACGGGGATGAAAGGCCAAAACCCAGACCGGGCCTTCCTCGAGGGCATGATCCCCCACCACCAGGACGCCATCGACATGTCCGAGCTCGCCCTGAAGAAGGCCAACCAGCCCGAGCTCAAGAAGTTCGCCCAGGAGGTCATCGCCGTGCAGAGCCGCGAAATCCAGCAGTACCGCCAGTGGCTCGCGACGCTCTAG
- a CDS encoding alpha/beta hydrolase family protein, whose product MKPSRLLSAVTAVGLGTALAQPNPLEHPMAIEAMRQGSYPGSAIVLEQRLAPGSNYQRYIASYRSEGLKIYGLLTIPNGKKPQGGWPGIVFVHGYIPPEQYRTTERYVAYVDGFARRGYVVFKIDLRGHGNSEGEPSGAYWSPGYTIDVLNAYASLRRFGEVNPERIGMWGHSMGGYLTLRAMVIDRRIRAGVIWAGVVAPYSDILGGWRRPSRPGTIPSQARRRREEFIRQHGTPQSNPAFWNAISANSYLSQGISPIQLHHGLADSVVPASFSQKLSAQLKAAGQSHELYLYPGNDHNLSQSFATAMRKSVAFFDRYLK is encoded by the coding sequence ATGAAGCCCAGCCGGCTCCTTTCGGCAGTGACGGCTGTGGGCCTCGGCACAGCTCTGGCCCAGCCCAACCCCCTCGAGCACCCCATGGCCATCGAGGCCATGCGGCAGGGCAGCTACCCCGGCTCTGCCATCGTCCTCGAGCAGCGCCTGGCCCCCGGCTCCAACTACCAGCGCTACATCGCCTCTTACCGCTCAGAGGGGCTCAAGATTTACGGGCTGCTCACCATCCCCAACGGCAAGAAGCCCCAGGGAGGCTGGCCAGGCATCGTCTTCGTGCACGGCTACATCCCCCCCGAGCAGTACCGCACCACTGAGCGCTACGTGGCCTATGTCGACGGCTTCGCCCGCCGGGGCTACGTGGTGTTCAAGATCGATCTACGCGGCCACGGCAACTCCGAGGGCGAGCCCAGTGGGGCCTACTGGTCGCCGGGTTACACCATCGACGTGCTCAACGCCTACGCCTCGCTGCGCCGCTTTGGGGAAGTCAACCCCGAGCGCATCGGCATGTGGGGGCACTCGATGGGGGGCTATCTGACCCTGCGGGCCATGGTGATCGACCGACGCATCCGGGCCGGGGTGATCTGGGCGGGGGTGGTGGCTCCCTACAGCGACATCCTGGGCGGCTGGCGGCGGCCCAGCCGCCCAGGCACCATCCCCTCACAAGCCCGTCGCCGACGTGAGGAGTTCATCCGTCAGCACGGCACCCCCCAGAGCAACCCGGCTTTCTGGAACGCCATCTCGGCCAACAGCTACCTAAGCCAGGGGATCTCGCCCATCCAGCTCCACCACGGGCTGGCCGATAGCGTGGTCCCGGCGAGCTTCTCCCAAAAGCTCTCGGCCCAGCTCAAGGCAGCCGGGCAAAGCCACGAGCTCTACCTCTATCCCGGAAACGACCACAACCTCAGCCAGAGCTTCGCCACCGCCATGCGCAAGTCGGTGGCCTTCTTCGATCGCTACCTCAAGTAA
- a CDS encoding CopZ family metallochaperone, giving the protein MITELKVEGMSCGHCKMSVEKALRGVPGVEKVEVFLQEGKAIVEGSAPVEALIAAVQEEGYGASVRQ; this is encoded by the coding sequence ATGATCACGGAGCTCAAGGTCGAAGGCATGAGCTGCGGCCACTGCAAGATGAGCGTCGAGAAGGCCCTCAGGGGCGTGCCGGGCGTGGAGAAGGTAGAGGTCTTCCTTCAGGAAGGCAAGGCCATCGTCGAGGGCAGTGCTCCCGTAGAAGCGCTCATCGCCGCGGTGCAGGAAGAAGGCTACGGCGCGTCGGTTCGGCAGTGA
- a CDS encoding heavy metal translocating P-type ATPase, giving the protein MLKTPGHGDRREGVLELTLKNCHDASEQAGLESYLARLPGVSGVHFDRTRAVAHVSYDPGRIGAEALRRRLEQGGYGCTCRDCQASASQPGHPGAGHAHSHPGPTQPHAHGTAPLKAHDAHAGHGAAMVNDMLRRFVASLLLTLPIVLFSPIGGALGFPEMPPFGLSMGLWGFLLATPVVWWGGWPFIRAAWRALLRGEANMMTLIATGILVSYTYSLGATFFFEGEVFYEAAAMLTTFSLAGHWLEMRARFATGRAVEALLKLAPATARVRRGGQEVEIPLEQVLVGDEVVVRPGEKVPVDGVVISGQSYVDESMITGEPIPVAKTPGAKVIGGTVNQTGAFTFEATAVGADTALSRIVQMVRNAQASKAPAQRLADLAGKYLVFIALGSGVLTFLFWYFLGAQGLVFALTAGVSAIVVACPDALALATPTAITVGVGLAAREGVLFKNAAALEATAALDTVVFDKTGTLTEGKPALTDLIPAHGMDEKALLRFAASADQPSQHPLARSILQAAEEQGVGVQPPDAFDSVPGHGVVATVQGRRVLIGNKKLMERERIALGDLEAQAAELAAQGKTVVYVAIDGKVVGLVAVADVIRPSAVEAVRALHALGLKTVMLTGDNRRTAEAVARQLGMDTVIAEVLPEEKAAKVRELQAQGRKVAMVGDGVNDAPALAQAEVGMAIGAGTDVAVETADVVLVKNNPADVARSIALARKVRGKIKQNLFWAAIYNLLAIPVAAGALYNSYGILLRPEWAALLMSASTVTVTVNALLLGVRSRRRFTRA; this is encoded by the coding sequence ATGTTGAAAACCCCAGGGCACGGCGATCGGCGTGAAGGGGTGCTCGAGCTCACCCTCAAAAACTGCCACGACGCCTCCGAACAAGCTGGCCTAGAAAGCTATCTGGCCCGGCTGCCCGGCGTCAGCGGTGTCCACTTTGACCGCACCCGCGCCGTGGCGCACGTGAGCTACGACCCTGGGCGAATCGGTGCCGAGGCCCTGCGCCGGCGGCTCGAGCAAGGCGGCTATGGCTGCACCTGCCGGGACTGCCAGGCTTCGGCCAGCCAGCCCGGCCATCCCGGGGCCGGTCACGCGCATTCGCATCCCGGCCCCACCCAGCCTCACGCGCATGGTACCGCTCCGCTCAAAGCCCATGACGCACATGCCGGGCACGGGGCAGCCATGGTAAATGACATGCTGCGGCGCTTTGTGGCCTCGCTGCTGCTCACCCTGCCCATCGTGCTCTTCTCCCCCATCGGAGGGGCGCTGGGCTTCCCCGAGATGCCGCCCTTCGGCCTCTCGATGGGGCTGTGGGGTTTCCTGCTGGCAACGCCGGTGGTGTGGTGGGGGGGCTGGCCCTTCATTCGTGCGGCCTGGCGGGCCCTGCTGCGGGGCGAGGCCAACATGATGACCCTCATCGCCACGGGCATTTTGGTCTCCTACACCTACTCGCTGGGGGCCACTTTCTTTTTCGAGGGCGAGGTGTTTTACGAGGCGGCGGCCATGCTCACCACCTTCAGCCTGGCGGGGCACTGGCTCGAGATGCGCGCGCGCTTCGCCACTGGCCGGGCGGTAGAGGCCCTGCTCAAGCTGGCCCCCGCCACGGCCCGCGTCCGGCGGGGCGGGCAGGAGGTGGAAATCCCACTCGAGCAGGTGCTGGTGGGCGATGAGGTCGTGGTCAGGCCCGGCGAGAAGGTGCCGGTGGACGGGGTGGTGATCTCGGGGCAGAGCTACGTCGACGAATCCATGATCACCGGCGAGCCCATCCCCGTGGCCAAGACCCCCGGCGCGAAGGTGATTGGGGGGACGGTGAACCAGACCGGGGCCTTCACCTTCGAGGCCACGGCGGTGGGTGCCGACACCGCGCTCTCGCGCATCGTGCAGATGGTGCGCAACGCCCAAGCCTCCAAGGCCCCGGCCCAGCGCCTGGCCGACCTGGCCGGGAAGTACCTGGTGTTCATCGCGCTGGGCTCGGGCGTGCTCACCTTCCTCTTCTGGTACTTCCTGGGGGCGCAGGGGTTGGTCTTCGCGCTCACCGCAGGGGTTTCGGCCATCGTGGTCGCCTGCCCGGACGCCTTGGCCCTGGCGACCCCCACGGCCATCACCGTAGGGGTGGGGCTGGCGGCCCGGGAGGGCGTGCTGTTCAAAAACGCGGCGGCGCTCGAGGCCACCGCTGCCCTGGATACCGTGGTCTTCGACAAGACCGGCACCCTCACCGAGGGCAAGCCTGCCCTCACCGACCTGATCCCCGCTCACGGCATGGACGAGAAAGCGCTGTTGCGCTTCGCTGCCTCCGCCGACCAGCCCTCGCAGCACCCTCTGGCCCGCTCAATCCTGCAGGCGGCCGAAGAGCAGGGCGTGGGTGTGCAGCCGCCCGACGCCTTCGACTCGGTTCCAGGTCACGGGGTCGTGGCGACGGTGCAGGGCCGGAGGGTACTCATCGGCAATAAGAAGCTGATGGAGCGGGAGAGGATAGCGCTGGGGGACCTCGAGGCCCAAGCGGCCGAACTCGCCGCCCAGGGGAAGACCGTCGTATACGTGGCGATAGACGGCAAGGTCGTGGGGCTCGTCGCCGTGGCCGACGTGATCCGCCCCAGCGCGGTGGAAGCGGTCAGAGCCCTGCACGCGCTGGGACTGAAGACGGTCATGCTCACGGGGGACAACCGCCGCACCGCCGAGGCCGTGGCCCGCCAGCTCGGCATGGACACGGTGATCGCCGAGGTTCTGCCCGAGGAGAAGGCGGCTAAAGTGAGGGAGCTCCAGGCTCAAGGGCGCAAGGTGGCGATGGTGGGCGACGGGGTGAACGACGCCCCCGCCTTAGCCCAGGCCGAGGTAGGCATGGCCATCGGGGCCGGCACCGACGTGGCCGTGGAGACCGCCGACGTGGTGCTGGTGAAGAACAACCCCGCCGACGTGGCCCGCAGCATCGCCCTGGCCCGCAAGGTGCGCGGCAAGATCAAGCAGAACCTCTTCTGGGCGGCCATCTACAACCTGCTCGCCATCCCCGTCGCGGCGGGGGCACTCTACAACAGCTACGGCATCCTGTTGCGGCCCGAGTGGGCGGCGCTGCTGATGAGCGCCTCGACCGTGACCGTGACGGTGAACGCACTGCTGCTGGGGGTGAGGTCGCGGCGGCGCTTTACACGGGCTTAA
- a CDS encoding metal-sensitive transcriptional regulator codes for MNPIAEHTLHLEPKVREDARNRLLSAKGHLEGILKMLEGEPYCVDVLKQIKAVQGALDKVGDLVLKSHLEHHVASAALRGDTQRMVEELMEVLKYR; via the coding sequence GTGAACCCTATCGCCGAACACACCCTGCACCTCGAGCCCAAAGTGCGCGAAGACGCCCGCAACCGGCTGCTCTCGGCCAAGGGGCACCTGGAGGGCATCTTGAAGATGCTCGAGGGCGAGCCCTACTGCGTGGACGTGCTCAAGCAGATCAAGGCCGTGCAGGGCGCTTTGGACAAGGTGGGCGACCTGGTGTTGAAGAGCCACCTCGAGCACCACGTGGCCAGCGCTGCCCTGCGGGGTGATACCCAGCGGATGGTGGAGGAGCTGATGGAGGTGCTGAAGTACCGCTAG